The genomic interval AATTCAGAGGAGCTCAAAGTCACTGCTACAATTTATGATAAATATAGTTGGGACCAAACTGGCAAACTGTGCACATGCCTGCACTCCCTCTGACCTAAAAATACCACTGATTACAAAAACACCTGAAAAATTAATCCACTGTGGTAAGGGAGCAGAAGAAACAAGGCCAAAGAAGACTTCCTGAAAGAGGCATCAGACCTTACGTTCTTAGCTTTATTGCATATTTGGAAACAAAGCTGGGAGCAGAGTGTGGCCCTGGAGGCACCCATGTTGTTCAGTCTCTCACCCTGTGTAAATTAGCCCGATTGGGAACCCGGCTTGGTGTAATATGTGCATTCTTAGGTGCCACACTATTGCAGATCCCTCAGAGACCTGACATTGCCAAAACCTGGACAATAAACATTGGGGCTGCAGAGCTCACTAAattaaatccttttaaattagattttgCATCGTCCTATCGATATCCTGGGATGCTCAGGTGTTCCTCGGAGTAAAGTCCAGGGTATGGTGCCACCCATTTGtggtaagaaaacaaaacaaaaaaatgggatAGCGCACTATGATCTCTCTGCATCACTGACTACAGGCACAACTGCCCGTCTAGAACAGGCACAGCGCATAAAGGTTTCGTGACCCGGCAGAGAGGGCCTTTGCGAGCGCCCAGCGCCTTCGCCTCCCCGCCCTCGGGCCTCCCGGCCGGGTCCACGCCTCCCCGAGCTCCTCCGGCTCCCGCCCTATCCACCCTCCGAACCCCACAGCGCCCGCCCCGCTCGCGCTGATTGACAGGCGGGACAGCGATCCCAGGAGCCCGGCTTTTGCTCCGCAACCCCAGCAGGAACCGTCCCACTGTAGCCAATGGGAGCCAAGAGGCGGGGCCTGCGTCGGGCCTGCGGTGCTGGTCAGGTGCTCTGAGCTGAGGTGGCTTAAAGGTGAGGGACTGCAGGTTCGGGGGGGGGGGTGCCCCTTGCTGCCGCCGCCTCCCCGCTATTGCCCCCGGTGTGCGGGAGGGAGCCCCCTCCAGGCCCTCCCTCCCATTGCCCCAAGCAGATGTGGACTGAGCGGATCGCCGCGAGGGTAAGAGTCCGGGAGTGTGGGAGGCTGGCCTGCCGGGGACCCACCCGCCTCCTGCGGGCTCCCCAAACTACCCTCCCACCCATTTCCACTGCACACATACCCAGAGCACGTTAGGGCATCTGCCAGCCTTGGTGGGCGGGAGGTTTGCGAATTGGAAACGTACCCTACCTCGAGATCCTTCCAGGAGCTAGGATGGAATCCCGGTGAAGAAGATGGGGCGATGCATCACCCTCCTCTTGATGTATATTCGCTCTACACACACCTGCTCCTCCTTCAGTGTCCTTCCTCTCGTTTCTTGACGCCCCGTCCCTCCAGATTTCCAAGGCTGGCTGTGGGGGAAGGGTTGGAGGGGAGGAGGAACTGGAATGCAGCTCAGTGAAATCTGGGCCCAGAACTAGGGATTCCACAGCGCAGTGCAGCATTTTGTGCGTGGAGAAGAAATCAGATCTCCTTTCATCCCTACCCCCACTTCCCAGTTTGTTGCTTTATGTCATCGATGTGATGATGTTGTCTTACCAAACATTCCTAAGCTTGAGGCAACACTtagcctttgtttattttcatttgtcccaGGAAAGCAGTTCTTTCCTGCTTACCACAGttgctgaattaatttattaaaatagaggAAAATCAGATGTTTCATATAGTTGATTCTTTTTTAGCCTTAAATTGCATTTGGTTCATAGTATCCTTCCTTGTGTTAGGaaggtgaaggagagagagaggaaaggatcACCAGTCTTAGCCAGAAATGTTAATCAGTATACTTGCAGTTCCTTATGGGAACTGATTATTCACATTCCTTCCAGGTTTCGAAAGTTTATTGCTGTTtgagaaatagtttttaaatttaatttttgaaccATTGTCTGGAGACCAATACCTAAAACAATTTCAGTTTAAGCAACAATTTCAGTTGTAGGTATGCtgaaatcaattaaaaaacaaaacagaattcttGCCCCTGACAGCAAAGCAAGCACGCCAAGCAGTTTTTATTTACCTGCACTTACAGCAAAGGCAAGACAGGGTCTAATTTTGAGGTTTAAGTATGTCTTCAGCATATTCAAATTAGGAAGATGTCAAAAGCTGAATTCGAttgctttttttaatatcaatttatttatttctatctatttatttatttattttgggggccgcgttgagtcttcgttgctgtgcgtgggctttctggagttgcggcgagtgggggctactctttgttgctgtgcacaggcttctcattgcagtggcttctcttgttgcggagcatgggctgtaggcatgcgggcttcagtagttgtggctcacgggctctagaggctcagtagttgtggcgcacgggcttagctgctctgtggcatgtgggatcttcccggaccagggatcgaacctgtgtcccctgcattggcaggcggattcttaaccactgcgccaccagggaagtctctcaagAGATTTCTTGACACAAAATACGGTTAGATCCAGGTTTCGGTGGGCTTATAAATACCTTCATGCAAGAATGGACAGCAGAGGGAGAGAACAAAAGATCCTTACTGGATTTGCAAACCCAATGGGAACTGACCAAATTTACCTATGTATTGTTTTTTCATATTATCTCTTATTAGCTTTCTTGAATAGAATAAAAGCTTTTTAGAAATACAGGCGGATTACCAATGACAAATAACAACAACCTTGATCCCAAGAGATAATTTAATCCTGGGAAGTGCCTTTTCTACACACATCACTGATAAGACTAAATGTTGATGAATTTTAAGATTAGGAAGGTCAACATCAAGTTTTAGAATTATGTTTCAGTTTATACTTAGTTCATAATCTAATTGTTTTGTTTAAAGAAGGCTATGCTTTGATTGACAATACATGAATGCAAATTACATTTCACAAATATATTTGAATGTCACAAATTTTGTCACTTCAGGATACCAAGTTaatctattttctcctttctctcgtGACATCTCTCACATCTCTTACCATGATGGACCAGACACAAGGCCTTGCCTTTGAAAAAGAGAGGTGTAcacatgtacttttaaaaagtattatttttaaatttgctaGTGCAAAGTTGCTTGTTGCTAGGTCCCTATAGCCCATCTAACCATAATGATAAATATGTCCACAGGTATTTGACTATATAAATGTTTCTGACCAGGAGTCAGAAGTCTGAGTCAACctgaaaatgtttctgaaaagttgtatgtaaattatatcatcttttaaaatgatatttgagGAGCTTATTTACATAATTTCTTTGAGGAGTGTTTCAATAAATTCTTGGAAACTAAAAcagtttctaaaatgcaaatataatttttagcTGTATTTACACAGGGAGCCCCAGGTCTCTTGTTTTAAGATGAAGTTCTGCAGCATAATCCTTCCAGGCTGTGATTTACGATGTAACAGGGATTACTCAGCACCGTCCCTCTCCATTTTGGGTGAAgtatacaaaagaaaatgattgCCATTAACTTCTATATGTTTCTTAAACAGATTGTCTTACACTGAACTGATCAAGTACTTTGAAAATGACTTCAAACCTTCTCTGGGTGTCCTTCCTACTTGCTGCATTGACACTTTCAATTACATTTTCTCTCCAACCAGACCAGCCAAAGGTTCTACTAGTTTCATTTGATGGATTCCGTTGGGATTACTTATACAGAGTTCCAACACCCCATTTTCATCATGTTAAAGAATATGGTGTCCACGTGAAGCAagttactaatatttttattacaaagacCTACCCTAACCATTATACTTTGGTAACTGGCCTCTTTGCCGAGAATCATGGCATTGTGGCCAATGACATGTTTGATCCTGTTCTGAACAAATCTTTCTCCTTGGATAATATGAACATTTATGATTCTGAGTTTTGGGAAGAAGCGATGCCGATATGGATCACAAATCAGAGGGCGGGACACACGAGTGGTGCAGCCATGTGGCCCGGAACAGATGTCAAAATACATAAGAGCTTTCCTACTTACTATATGCCTTACAATGAGTCCGTTTCATTTGAAGAGAGAGTCGCCAAAATTATTGAATGGTTTACATCGAAAGAGCCCATCAATCTTGGTCTTCTCTATTGGGAAGAACCTGATGACATGGGCCACCTTTTGGGACCAGACAGCCCACTCATGGGGCCTGTCATTTCAGATATTGACCAGAGGTTAGGCTATCTCATACGAATGCTGAAAAAGGCAAAGTTGTGGAACGTTCTGAACCTAATCATCACAAGTGATCACGGAATGACGCAGTGTTCTGAGGAAAGGATCATAGAGCTTGACCAGTATCTGGATAAAGACCACTATACCCTGATTGACAAGTCGCCAGTGGCAGCCATCTTGCCCAAAGAAGGTAAGTCTGAACTGACTGGGGGTCTGGGGCCTGGTCTGCGTGTGCCCAGTGCGATTGAGTGGGGgatttttgtttctgtgtctttcaAGTGTGCTTGCCTTTGTCATGGTAATATTCTGGGATTTAATCCTTAGTCTCTGAAAAGACAAACTCTCTTTTCTCAGAgtctgatttttcactttttcctaGAATATGAAAACTGATACTCTCTACGTATTTATGGTAGTTGCGTTTAACCATTTTGGAGTCATTGGATATGGTGAAAGCTACAGCCTCCATTCTCAGAGAAATTGAGATGGGAAGATAAATACAAAATGTGCCTGCAGTTAACAGTGATTTTATGGAAGCCCTAAAGCCTTCAGTGGATCCTTAGTCAGGACCTGCTTAATAGGGAAGCAGTGGGGTATAGGAAGGAGAGAGTTTCGATCGTCCTGCGATTTAGTTCTCTTATCTGTAAACAGGGGAAGTAGTAACAGTACCTCAAACTTTTTACAAACCTCTCCTGGAAGCCTCATACCAGCTCTGTCTCtcgttatttctgttttaaagataGGTGAACAAGCTCAAAAGGTTTAACATCCCCAGGTCAAAAGGTAACTGCAGAGCAAGACTCAGACTTGCAACTCCTGACGTTTGTTTTATCACCTCCTGGGGTTAGTCTAGGTATCCAATGAGAAAACAGATCTTGAAAAGCGGAAGAGCTCACAAATGAGAGTTAGATCCCTCGCAGGGGAATTAAGAGGATCACAGGAAACAGTGAATGTTAAAATAGGCACGTGCAGGGGCACACAAACATTTCTACCAATTCAATACAAAATAGCAGTCTTCTGTGGTTAAGAAAATTGCATTAACCCTTCAGTTCCCCTGATCAAGTTGGTATGGTGTTCCCTTGTTGGCAGGGAGGAAGCCCCAACAAATGgatttgaaaaacaagaaaaggatgaaAGATATTGCCCAGGTGTACTGCGTTTGAAGTTACAGGGAGTACTTCTGCAACGCCTCCAGGGTTTCAAAGAACGTTTGACCAACCCTCACCCTCCACTTACCGAATTTTCTTGTCTTGAGATTCTCTATTTCTGTACTCAGAACTACCAGAACTTAGctctttggttttgtttagaTGTTGCAGTGCCCTTGACGTTTTACTTTGTGCCACCACTtagtacctgtgtgtgtgtgtgtgtgtgtgtgtgtgtgtgtatttaatctTTAGGGATTAGAGATTTCTGGTTCTATAAAATGTCTTCTCTTAAGGTGAATTTACTTTAAGAGAAGATTATTTCTCAGTTTCCCCCACAAGATGATTTCCTCAAAGGGGATGGGAGTTCTAAAGTGTCTGGTGAGCCTTCATTACCTTGAACTTGCTGGCTGTCTATGTCAGTAGGATGTCTGCGTTGATTGACCTGTGTTGGCATGGTTGTTTCTTTGGCTGTAGCAGTGAGTGTCTTGTTCTGACTGCCTCTCCTCATCCTTCTCTTTTAGGCAGATTTGATGAAGTCTATGAAGCACTAGCTCATGCTCATCCTAATCTGACTGTTTACAAAAAAGAAGAGATTCCAGACAGATGGCATTACAAACACAACAGTCGAATTCAGCCAATTCTCGCAGTGGCTGACGAAGGGTGGTATATTTTACGGAATAAGTCAGATGACTTTCTGTGTGAGTATGTTATAGTATTTCTCCCCATTCTGCATCGTTGTCTGCTAAAGTGGAGGCTAAGTGGGAGTTGTTTCTGCCGTATTCAACAGTCTGTTTATCGATTGAATAACTAGCTAGTGTCACACATTAATAGCTAAATAAAGATCCAATAAAGAtcccaataaagatttattggggCTTTAAAATGAGGTAACCTCCTAAAAGTGGAACATTTACTTCTCTTGAAGCCTTCAGACCAAAGAAAAGCACAGTACCCTGTACTGCTTATTATAACCATTATGTTCCGGAGGAAGACCTAActgaattttataaattgaatcattttctgcatctgttttATACTCTGATTTCAAAAGAGTttaatctctgtttttcttttcagttgctAGCTTTCTAGTTTCTTTTGCGCTTCTGGCTCTACCAAATATAGGCCAGCTTTGCTTTACACCTtggaaacatttctaaaaataagtgCATATTGGCATGGATAAAAATATATCAAGATATATTTTCCTAATGAATATCTAGTGGTATAATTTTGGAGATATTTCCATTGAATAAATTTAGAATATAATGtaaatcctatttaaaattaAAGCATGCAAAATAAAGAGCTTCCtgctatcctttttttaaaaatttatttttggccacaccatgcagcttgtgggatcttagctccccacccagggatcgaacccacgccccctgcactggaagcgcagagtcttaaccactggaccaccatggaggTCCCCctgctatcctttttttttttttttttttgcggtacgcgggcctctcactgttgttgcctctcccgctgtggagcacaggctccagacgcgcgggctcagcggccatggctcacgggcccagccgctccgcggcatgtgggatcttcccggacctgggcatgaacccgtgtcccctgcatcggcaagcggactctcaaccactgcgccaccagggaagccccccctgcTATCCTTAAGTGTAGTTTCCCCTTCTCATGTAGCTTTTAACAAGTTAGTCAAATGGAAAAGTCATCCACAGGATTTTTATTTTGCCTGTTATTTGCATATTTGCTCTCAAACGCCCCGCCCTTACCCTGCTCTGCTTTCTATCAGCAGTGACAGATCCCTACAGACTAAATTTCCCAGGCTCCTTTGCTAACTGGTTTCTGGTTCAGTTTGGTCAATAGAGGACCTTTGCAGGAGTGTGGAAGGCTGGAGTTTGGGAGAAAGCCAGGGTATTTTTCCCCCACTCTCTCTGCCCCAGGCTGTGTCTCTAACAGTGACTTCATGTCCTCTGTGATCCCAGCTCTGGACGACTTCCTGCTCTATGGCCTCAGTGCCTACTGGGTAGTCCTGGCTTTGGGGTTCTGGGGACACTACCTCTTCCTTCTGTCCCTCCAGCATGGGGGCCATGGGAGGTTCCCACTGTTCTACTCACTGGATAACCTTGCCATCCCACGTTTGCTTCTGAGCTTCAGCACTTTCGTAACTAGCCCCCATCTGAAATTCTCTCTCTTGGATGCGTTCCACTTTCTCAGCTGATGGAGATATTAACACACACTACCAATCAATTCACTGGGAGTTGTTTCCATTCTGTTACTTGAATGTTGAAGCAAGCACATGGTGTCAACACTATCTAGAAATGTTCTTTTAGGCACTGGTCCTTGATACAtataaaagatgaacaaaatgtcCCTTTAGCTAGAATTGGGTCCCATCATGTTTATTGATAAAGAGAAAAGCAGTTGCCTGGCCATGGCATTTGTAGGGCATATGTAAGGCATATTGGCAGATGTATACAGGTACATGGGTTCTGGTCCTGAAAACAGGTTTCACATAGAGATAATAATCTGTAAAACAATATTTGATCAGGCCAGGAGAGCTGTTTTAAGAAGGCTTTTACAAGTAGTTTCCTTGGCCAAGAGAATAGTTGCCACCTTTATATGTTCAGGTTTTCATGTATTGTGCAGGTAGCTCTTATGTTGGAGGGGTTGCTCAAAAAAGAACTGCTATCTCTGAGGAGATTGAATGACAATTTACAATTAACATAAATGTAAGTGGCTCTCTTGAAATTTTGGTTTGGTGAACTACACATACTAGATGAGTCACACCTATTTTGAGCAGAAAATCTTAATAGTGCTCCTATTTCTGTTACATCATGTTCAGCATAATTgtctattcaacaaataattaagtACTGGCTACTACAGTCCTCAGCCTGAGTTCTATAAGAGAATTCAGCCCTAATGTccaaaagcagtggttctcaaagtgtgttccctggaccagcagcacccaaatcacctgggaacttgttagaaatgcagattcttgggcccaACCAGATCTACTGAACTAGAAACTGTGAGGGtagagcccagcaatctgtgtttttacCTGCACCCATCCCCCTACCCCGGGGTCTCAAGTTTGagattcaagtttgagaacctctgcccTTAGGCATCCATTATTAATAATAGACAGTATCTAAATACTGTCTACTGGATCAAGCATTTATTGTAGGGGCTACCATTATGAAACAAAGTCCCTCTTCATGGGAAAAGTTTTCTAAGTCATAATGAGTTCACTTCAAATCTGATTTTCTAGCAAGAAGTGTGATATGATTTATCTTTGCCTCCATGATTAGAGTCTAGAGTCTAGTCCAACTTTTCATAGACACGAGCACAGCAGTCATCCAATCAATTACAAATTATACAATGGCACATTTCCCAAGGTTACTATCGATTAATTAACTAGAATAGCACAGTCCCGTCAGATGATTCCTAGTGATTCATAAATCCAGCGTTATTTTCACTtgaataataaactcaaaagaatcatggcgggcttccctggtggcgcagtggttgagagtccgcctgccgatgcaggggacacgggttcgtgccccggtccgggaagatcccacatgccgctggcggctgggcccgtgagccacggcccctgagcctccgcgtccagagcctgtgctccgcaacgggagaggccacaacagtgagagagaggcccgtgtaccacaaaaaattaaaaaaaaaaaaaaattaaagaagaatcaTGGCACTAAGAATGACTTCTTTAGATGGGTTTTGCCAGGCAGATTTGGAATTACTTTGAGGAGATGATTCTCGGAGGAATTAATTTAGGATTTTCGTTTTTGcaatgctgtgttttcattgcaTATTTCCCGGTAGCAAACACAAGCAGTacaggctaattttttttttttttttttgcggtacgcgggcctctcactgttgtggcctctcccattgcggagcacaggctccggacgcgcaggctcagcggccatggctcacgggcccagccgctccgcagcatgtgggatcttcccggaccggggcacgaacccgtgtcccctgcatcggcaggcagactcgcaaccactgcgccaccagggaagcccagtagggGCTAATTTGCTAGTCCTTCTCAccacctttaaaaataaagcctttCAGTTTTCTTTGGTTGCCGTCTCATCAGCAGTAGCACCCTGATATTATGCTAGACGTACATGCCCTTAAAAGGCAGCTTTtggcaaaaatagagacacagatgtagagaacaaacgtatggacaccaaggggggaaaagtgGTGGgcggggggatgaattgggagattgcgattgacatatatacactaatatgtataaaatggatacctAATAAcccactgtataaaaaataaataaaattcaaaaaaataataaaaataaaaggcagctTTTATTATGCAGGAGTTTTCAtcctttaattttgtatcatcttcTGACTTGGTAGGTCAGGAGACTCCTCAAGTTTTTACTTTGTAGCCACACGAAAGCACACAGTGCTAAGTTGGATCCTGATCTGAACCACCAAAGTCAAGATTTTACCCACAAGTCCTGACTTTTTTGATAGCAGATTGTAACTGTAGCTAGAAGTTTcatttttgtggtgtcttttgttttcctttcttattttcctccttttattgGTAATTATGAATTTATTGGCTTCATGACTAAGAGCACCTTTATCCCTTTATCTTTAGAACAAgctggaacatagtaggtaccTCACAACTATGTGTTGAATATTAGTTTACCTGCCACGAAAAAAATATCACTTTCATGTTCCCCTGACTTGCCTCAGCTTTgctctttccccttcttcctgtGCTGCTGAAGGTAGTGTTGCCTGGAGAGAAAGAGTTGTGATCATTTGATTTTTCGTTCCCTGAAGTGAATTGTGGTGTTGACAACAGCAGAGATGATTTGTAAAAGatccttttatttaaaagtcaaattagaagggcttccctggttgcgcagtggttgagagtccgcctgc from Delphinus delphis chromosome 10, mDelDel1.2, whole genome shotgun sequence carries:
- the ENPP5 gene encoding ectonucleotide pyrophosphatase/phosphodiesterase family member 5, yielding MTSNLLWVSFLLAALTLSITFSLQPDQPKVLLVSFDGFRWDYLYRVPTPHFHHVKEYGVHVKQVTNIFITKTYPNHYTLVTGLFAENHGIVANDMFDPVLNKSFSLDNMNIYDSEFWEEAMPIWITNQRAGHTSGAAMWPGTDVKIHKSFPTYYMPYNESVSFEERVAKIIEWFTSKEPINLGLLYWEEPDDMGHLLGPDSPLMGPVISDIDQRLGYLIRMLKKAKLWNVLNLIITSDHGMTQCSEERIIELDQYLDKDHYTLIDKSPVAAILPKEGRFDEVYEALAHAHPNLTVYKKEEIPDRWHYKHNSRIQPILAVADEGWYILRNKSDDFLLGNHGYDNALAEMHPMFLAHGPAFRKNFTKEAMNSTDLYPLLCHLLNITAVPHNGSLRNVQDLLGSPTPRASPYTQSPPLLHGSVKPRENEQEEPYAYFIGVSLGSIIVIVFLIIFIKHLIRSQIPALPDFQAEISQPLLQA